In Solanum pennellii chromosome 3, SPENNV200, a single window of DNA contains:
- the LOC107015313 gene encoding histone deacetylase 15 isoform X2: MTLEDMYNARYNFDEDDDDSDWEPSEKQIEVLRWFCVNCTMINVEDVGNCEVCGEHRESGILRHGFFASPYLPEEDVNQDELPVTEDSEDSCKQSSLSSSTAIGFDERMLLHTEVVLKSHPHPERPDRLRTIAASLATAGIFPGKCHPIPAREITREELQMIHSEENIEAVDNTKRMHASYFTPDTYANEYSACAARLAAGLCADLASAIYSGCVKNGFALVRPPGHHAGVKQAMGFCLHNNAAIAASAAQAAGAKKVLIVDWDVHHGNGTQEIFERSKSVLYISLHRHEGGRFYPGTGAADEVGSMGAEGYCVNIPWSRGGVSDNDYIFAFEQVVLPIALDFNPDFTIISAGFDAARGDPLGCCDVTPAGYASMTQMLSALSGGKLLVILEGGYNLRSISSSATAVIKVLLGESPVIDIDKAVPSKAGLRSVLDVLKIQMNFWPTLEANFTKLHSKWGSYAFQDTREQSKKRRRTGLPMWWRLGRKRLLYRILSKQLRAKSSCNFSC; this comes from the exons ATGACCTTGGAGGATATGTATAATGCTCGGTATAATTTTGACGAGGATGATGATGACAGTGACTGGGAACCATCAGAAAAGCAAATAGAAGTTCTGAGGTGGTTCTGTGTCAATTGTACAATGATCAATGTCGAGGATGTTGGCAATTGTGAA GTATGCGGAGAACACAGAGAATCTGGGATACTCAGGCATGGATTTTTTGCATCTCCATATCTGCCTGAAGAAGATGTCAACCAAGATGAATTGCCTGTAACTGAAGATTCTGAAG ATTCATGCAAGCAAAGTTCTTTATCATCCTCCACTGCTATAGGGTTTGACGAGAGGATGTTGCTTCACACAGAA GTTGTATTGAAGTCTCATCCACATCCTGAGAGACCAGACCGTCTTCGAACCATTGCAGCTAGCCTTGCAACAGCAG GTATATTCCCGGGGAAGTGCCATCCCATTCCTGCAAGAGAAATTACTAGGGAAGAACTCCAGATG ATACACTCAGAGGAAAATATTGAAGCCGTTGATAACACCAAGCGTATGCATGCCAG TTATTTCACACCTGATACCTATGCAAATGAATATTCAGCATGTGCTGCCAGGCTTGCAGCAGGTTTATGTGCTGACCTTGCTTCAGCAATCTACTCTGGATGcgtcaaaaatggttttgctCTG GTTCGTCCTCCTGGCCACCATGCTGGTGTGAAACAGGCCATGGGCTTCTGTCTCCACAACAATGCAGCAATTGCTGCATCAGCAGCTCAGGCGGCTGGTGCAAAGAAGGTGTTAATAGTTGATTGG GATGTGCATCATGGGAATGGCACACAAGAAATATTTGAGAGAAGCAAATCG GTTTTGTATATATCATTGCATAGACATGAGGGTGGAAGATTCTACCCTGGTACAGGAGCTGCAGATGAG GTTGGTTCTATGGGTGCAGAAGGATACTGTGTGAATATTCCTTGGAGCCGTGGGGGAGTGAGTGACAATGACTACATTTTTGCATTTGAGCAAGTCGTGCTTCCCATAG CTTTGGATTTCAATCCAGACTTTACTATCATTTCAGCAGGATTTGATGCTGCTAGGGGTGACCCCCTTGGCTGCTGTGAC GTAACTCCTGCTGGTTATGCATCAATGACTCAGATGTTGAGTGCATTGTCAGGTGGAAAATTGCTTGTTATTCTGGAAGGCGG CTACAATCTTCGCTCAATTTCATCATCAGCTACAGCAGTGATTAAG GTCTTGCTTGGTGAAAGTCCAGTGATTGACATAGACAAAGCTGTACCTTCCAAAGCTGGACTGCGAAGTGTTTTGGATGTTCTAAAGATTCAGATGAACTTCTGGCCTACACTGGAGGCAAACTTCACTAAATTGCATTCGAAGTGGGGATCCTATGCTTTTCAGGACACAA GAGAACAGAGTAAAAAAAGACGCAGGACTGGTTTACCAATGTGGTGGAGATTGGGACGAAAGAGGCTGTTGTATCGCATACTGTCCAAGCAGCTGCGTGCAAAGTCCTCTTGTAATTTTTCTTGTTGA
- the LOC107012232 gene encoding transcription factor MYBS1 encodes MSPSDSSSSSVVWSREEEKAFENAIAQHWVEDSEQQWEQFASMVPTKTIDELKEHYQLLLEDVAAIEAGQVPIPNYKGEEASSSSTKEVNLGYTGSVDGRRSNCGYANGFSGTNHDPIGHGGKGNSRSEQERRKGIPWTEEEHRLFLLGLDKFGKGDWRSISRNFVISRTPTQVASHAQKYFIRLNSMNRDRRRSSIHDITSINNGGDVSTHQAPITGQQVNPNPSNPAALGPSVKHRTQPNMHSMGMYGAPMGHPVAAPPSHLASAVGTPVMLPHGHHPPYVLPLAYPIPPPPPPMHQ; translated from the exons ATGTCACCTTCAgattcatcttcatcttcagtAGTGTGGAgcagagaagaagaaaaagctTTTGAGAATGCCATTGCACAGCACTGGGTGGAAGATTCTGAACAGCAATGGGAGCAGTTTGCTTCTATGGTCCCCACAAAGACCATTGATGAGCTTAAGGAACATTACCAGCTACTTTTGGAAGATGTTGCAGCCATTGAAGCAGGCCAAGTTCCAATACCCAATTACAAAGGAGAAGAAGCTTCTTCCTCTTCAACGAAAGAAGTAAATCTAGGATATACTGGGTCAGTGGATGGACGGCGGTCCAATTGTGGTTATGCAAATGGATTTTCAGGTACGAACCATGACCCGATTGGGCATGGTGGAAAAGGAAATTCTAGGTCTGAACAAGAGAGACGAAAAGGCATACCATGGACTGAAGAAGAACATAG GTTGTTTTTGCTAGGTTTAGACAAATTTGGGAAAGGAGATTGGAGAAGTATTTCAAGGAATTTTGTGATATCTCGAACACCAACACAAGTAGCTAGTCATGCCCAGAAATACTTTATTCGTTTGAATTCCATGAATAGAGATAGAAGAAGGTCAAGTATTCACGACATTACAAGTATCAATAATGGAGGAGACGTTTCAACTCATCAAGCTCCAATTACAGGCCAACAGGTGAATCCTAATCCATCGAATCCAGCTGCACTTGGACCCTCAGTCAAGCACAGAACCCAACCCAATATGCATAGTATGGGCATGTACGGTGCTCCGATGGGTCACCCCGTCGCTGCACCGCCAAGCCACCTCGCCTCAGCCGTCGGAACACCGGTTATGCTTCCTCATGGACACCATCCTCCTTATGTACTTCCACTTGCATATCCTATACCACCGCCGCCACCACCCATGCACCAGTAA
- the LOC107014912 gene encoding uncharacterized protein LOC107014912 — MQRLVDHTLAVTKESVKTLTYESLNNVVRLINGVSALLLTLLPGKSTILEGIHGWELRPTFRGPRLPQWMENGASSFNQFIHEHSFDSDSSSSSVDYSSDEEEQYTDETICPPSPLSQSSRVSRARSLSRRNRHWMHWFRYIISWLLFPIKFMLGLPLFIYALSRGRRASRTSENFQSSHVQARKRLQTLRDQVIQSTTDRRRGVVEDLHLAIEITIEAVFEFFHKAAHCLLSPIDTLKKVVKWFSSDHSGRVDVPTVGSGVSVPVDTLSESDPTPREQKTGFHSLNTDARTCQDVITELGYPYEALRVVTDDGYILLLERIPRRDARKVVYLQHGIFDSSMGWVSNGVVGSPAFAAYDQGYDVFLGNFRGLVSREHVDKNISSRRYWKYSINEHGTQDIPAMIEKIHQTKVTELKNSQKIVEEESGNDQPYKLCAICHSLGGAAILMYILTRRIEVKPHRLSRLILLSPAGFHHDSNPVFTMMECLFLVLSPLLAPFVSAFYIPTRFFRMLFNKLARDFHNLPAVGGLVQTLISYLVGGDSSNWVGALGLPHYNMNDMPAVSFRVALHLAQIKHTRKFMMFDYGSAAANMKAYGSPHPLDLGKFYSLIDIPVDLVAGHKDKVIRPSMVRKHYKLMKDAGVEVSYNEFEYAHLDFTFSHNEELLAYVMSRLILVDASMKQQPGQKSLKNRRKEGQTSSSR; from the exons ATGCAACGGCTCGTTGACCATACCCTTGCTGTTACCAAAGA GTCAGTTAAGACATTGACCTATGAGTCGCTGAATAATGTTGTGAGATTGATTAATGGAGTGTCAGCACTATTATTGACACTATTGCCGGGGAAATCTACTATTCTTGAAGGCATACATGGCTGGGAACTTCGTCCAACCTTTCGTGGACCTCGGCTTCCACAGTGGATGGAGAA TGGCGCCTCATCTTTTAACCAGTTCATCCATGAACATTCTTTTGATTCTGATTCCTCCTCCTCAAGTGTAGATTATTCATCAGACGAAGAAGAACAATATACTGATGAAACCATTTGTCCTCCATCTCCACTGTCACAAAGTTCTCGGGTTTCTAGAGCTCGCAGTCTTTCAAGGCGGAACAGGCATTGGATGCATTGGTTCAGATACATCATCTCATGGCTCCTATTCcctattaaatttatgttgggCCTACCTTTGTTTATATATGCTTTGAGTAGGGGCCGTAGAGCCTCTCGGACATCTGAGAATTTTCAGTCTTCCCATGTACAAGCTAGGAAGAGATTACAGACACTCAGGGACCAAGTTATCCAGTCTACCACTGACAGAAGACGTGGCGTTGTCGAG GATCTCCATCTAGCAATTGAGATCACCATAGAGGCTGTTTTCGAATTTTTCCACAAGGCTGCACACTGTCTTCTTTCACCAATAGACACCTTGAAGAAAGTGGTGAAGTGGTTTTCTTCTGACCACAGTGGTCGTGTGGACGTTCCCACTGTCGGTTCAGGTGTCTCTGTTCCTGTGGACACCCTTTCAGAGAGTGATCCTACTCCAAGAGAACAGAAAACGGGCTTTCATTCCCTAAATACAGATGCTCGGACATGTCAAGATGTCATTACAGAGCTTGG ATACCCATATGAAGCTCTTCGTGTGGTTACTGATGATGGATATATTCTCCTTTTGGAGAGAATTCCAAG ACGTGATGCTCGAAAAGTTGTTTATCTACAACATGGGATTTTTGATTCATCCATGGG GTGGGTATCAAATGGAGTTGTTGGTTCCCCAGCATTTGCAGCCTATGATCAAG GGTATGATGTTTTCCTAGGAAATTTCCGGGGCTTGGTGTCGAGAGAGCACGTTGACAAGAATATATCCTCACGTCG GTACTGGAAGTACTCCATAAATGAGCATGGGACACAGGATATACCTGCAATGATAGAGAAGATCCACCAAACAAAAGTTACTGAATTGAAAAATAGCCAAAAAATTGTGGAGGAAGAGAGTGGCAATGATCAGCCTTACAAACTTTGTGCAATTTGTCATAGTTTGGGTGGAGCTGCTATTTTAATGTACATTCTAACACGTCGAATTGAGGTAAAGCCCCATAGGCTTTCCAGATTAATCTTATTATCGCCGGCTGGGTTTCATCATGATTCCAATCCTGTATTCACCATGATGGAATGCTTATTCCTGGTATTGTCTCCTCTACTTGCCCCTTTTGTGTCAGCTTTCTATATTCCCACTCGGTTTTTCCGCATGTTGTTTAACAAGTTGGCCCGAGACTTCCATAACTTACCAGCAGTTGGAGGCCTTGTGCAAACTCTCATAAGTTATTTGGTTGGTGGAGACAGCTCCAATTGGGTTGGAGCCTTAGGGTTGCCACACTACAATATGAATGATATGCCAGCTGTTTCATTCCGTGTGGCCCTTCATTTGGCACAGATCAAGCACACTCGGAAGTTTATGATGTTTGACTATGGGAGTGCAGCTGCGAACATGAAAGCTTATGGTTCCCCTCATCCTTTAGATTTGGGGAAGTTCTATTCCCTTATTGATATTCCGGTTGATCTTGTTGCTGGGCATAAGGACAAGGTCATCAGGCCGTCCATGGTAAGGAAGCATTATAAGCTGATGAAGGATGCAGGTGTGGAGGTGTCATATAATGAGTTTGAGTATGCTCATTTGGATTTTACATTTTCCCACAATGAAGAACTATTGGCCTATGTTATGTCTCGATTAATTTTAGTAGATGCTTCTATGAAGCAGCAACCTGGCCAGAAATCATTGAAGAACAGGAGAAAAGAGGGGCAAACCAGCAGCAGCCGTTAA
- the LOC107015313 gene encoding histone deacetylase 15 isoform X1: MILVQKCVTNSEGNEISESSKMSNLTGGKTETNLPNQSEVALCQDLNGRLDGVGSAVVCDYTCHNDGQSGEVSQLGTRDSDGISGLNADPAAITKSAKHESDMTLEDMYNARYNFDEDDDDSDWEPSEKQIEVLRWFCVNCTMINVEDVGNCEVCGEHRESGILRHGFFASPYLPEEDVNQDELPVTEDSEDSCKQSSLSSSTAIGFDERMLLHTEVVLKSHPHPERPDRLRTIAASLATAGIFPGKCHPIPAREITREELQMIHSEENIEAVDNTKRMHASYFTPDTYANEYSACAARLAAGLCADLASAIYSGCVKNGFALVRPPGHHAGVKQAMGFCLHNNAAIAASAAQAAGAKKVLIVDWDVHHGNGTQEIFERSKSVLYISLHRHEGGRFYPGTGAADEVGSMGAEGYCVNIPWSRGGVSDNDYIFAFEQVVLPIALDFNPDFTIISAGFDAARGDPLGCCDVTPAGYASMTQMLSALSGGKLLVILEGGYNLRSISSSATAVIKVLLGESPVIDIDKAVPSKAGLRSVLDVLKIQMNFWPTLEANFTKLHSKWGSYAFQDTREQSKKRRRTGLPMWWRLGRKRLLYRILSKQLRAKSSCNFSC; this comes from the exons ATGATCTTAGTGCAAAAATGTGTTACTAATTCTGAAGGCAATGAGATCTCAGAATCATCTAAAATGAGCAATTTAACTGGTGGAAAGACTGAAACCAATCTTCCAAATCAATCGGAAGTTGCTCTATGTCAAGATTTAAATGGAAGATTAGACGGGGTTGGCTCCGCGGTTGTTTGTGATTATACTTGTCATAATGATGGACAATCTGGGGAGGTGTCACAACTTGGTACTAGAGACTCAGATGGGATCTCTGGTTTGAATGCTGATCCAGCTGCTATAACT AAAAGTGCTAAGCACGAAAGTGATATGACCTTGGAGGATATGTATAATGCTCGGTATAATTTTGACGAGGATGATGATGACAGTGACTGGGAACCATCAGAAAAGCAAATAGAAGTTCTGAGGTGGTTCTGTGTCAATTGTACAATGATCAATGTCGAGGATGTTGGCAATTGTGAA GTATGCGGAGAACACAGAGAATCTGGGATACTCAGGCATGGATTTTTTGCATCTCCATATCTGCCTGAAGAAGATGTCAACCAAGATGAATTGCCTGTAACTGAAGATTCTGAAG ATTCATGCAAGCAAAGTTCTTTATCATCCTCCACTGCTATAGGGTTTGACGAGAGGATGTTGCTTCACACAGAA GTTGTATTGAAGTCTCATCCACATCCTGAGAGACCAGACCGTCTTCGAACCATTGCAGCTAGCCTTGCAACAGCAG GTATATTCCCGGGGAAGTGCCATCCCATTCCTGCAAGAGAAATTACTAGGGAAGAACTCCAGATG ATACACTCAGAGGAAAATATTGAAGCCGTTGATAACACCAAGCGTATGCATGCCAG TTATTTCACACCTGATACCTATGCAAATGAATATTCAGCATGTGCTGCCAGGCTTGCAGCAGGTTTATGTGCTGACCTTGCTTCAGCAATCTACTCTGGATGcgtcaaaaatggttttgctCTG GTTCGTCCTCCTGGCCACCATGCTGGTGTGAAACAGGCCATGGGCTTCTGTCTCCACAACAATGCAGCAATTGCTGCATCAGCAGCTCAGGCGGCTGGTGCAAAGAAGGTGTTAATAGTTGATTGG GATGTGCATCATGGGAATGGCACACAAGAAATATTTGAGAGAAGCAAATCG GTTTTGTATATATCATTGCATAGACATGAGGGTGGAAGATTCTACCCTGGTACAGGAGCTGCAGATGAG GTTGGTTCTATGGGTGCAGAAGGATACTGTGTGAATATTCCTTGGAGCCGTGGGGGAGTGAGTGACAATGACTACATTTTTGCATTTGAGCAAGTCGTGCTTCCCATAG CTTTGGATTTCAATCCAGACTTTACTATCATTTCAGCAGGATTTGATGCTGCTAGGGGTGACCCCCTTGGCTGCTGTGAC GTAACTCCTGCTGGTTATGCATCAATGACTCAGATGTTGAGTGCATTGTCAGGTGGAAAATTGCTTGTTATTCTGGAAGGCGG CTACAATCTTCGCTCAATTTCATCATCAGCTACAGCAGTGATTAAG GTCTTGCTTGGTGAAAGTCCAGTGATTGACATAGACAAAGCTGTACCTTCCAAAGCTGGACTGCGAAGTGTTTTGGATGTTCTAAAGATTCAGATGAACTTCTGGCCTACACTGGAGGCAAACTTCACTAAATTGCATTCGAAGTGGGGATCCTATGCTTTTCAGGACACAA GAGAACAGAGTAAAAAAAGACGCAGGACTGGTTTACCAATGTGGTGGAGATTGGGACGAAAGAGGCTGTTGTATCGCATACTGTCCAAGCAGCTGCGTGCAAAGTCCTCTTGTAATTTTTCTTGTTGA